Part of the Nitrospinota bacterium genome is shown below.
GGGATGAAATATCAGAATAACATCTGGATACACCAACTCACCCCGGTCATAAATACGTTCAACCCCAATACGCACATAACTTTCCGCCGGAGCCATGCGTTTCTCAGCTCCGAAGAAAGGGTTTGAAATGGAGTACAATCCGCCATTGTTTGCGGCCATCGCCAGGAGATGCGCGGCTGTAACCGCTCCTTGCCCGCCCAAACCGGAAATTCGTATATTGATCCTTTTAAACATAATTAATCCTCTCCTAAAGCAATTAAGCGGAAACTGGTTTTTTGGCTTCTTTTGCCGCTTTTTTCTTGGCCTTTTCTTCAGCCTCTATCGCATCTAACAATTCCTTGGCCTGATCAGAAATGTATTCTTTCATGACAAACCGACCGCCAATGGATTCGGCATCTTTCATTTCATCCAAACCTTCCATGCTCTGTTTGCCGATCTCAAGAATGCAGGGAGTGTACAGCTGAATATAGGTCGGTCCAATCTCTCTGGCTACCATAACAGCATTTCTAATGGCTTTCTCCACCCGGCTGGGTTTGCTCACGGTGAGCATGGCGACATAATGACACCCTGCTTCACGAGCGATTTCCGGCAATCGGACTTTATCGAAGGTTTTGCCTGCAGGCGCCATTTTGGCAACAAAGCCTTTTTGCATCAATCCGCTTTCCTGTCCACCTGTATTGGCATAAAGCTCGTTGTCAAAACAGATGGTGGTGAATTTTTCCTGACGGAACCAGGACTGCATGGTCATATCCAATCCGATGTCCACGGTGGCGCCATCACCAGCCAACACGACAACGTCTTTTTCAACGTCAGGGAAACGACGTTTAAGAGTGCGCTTCAAACCTGAGGCAATGGCATTCTGATTCCCAAATAACGAATGGATATTTTGCACGGCCACATGCGGGAACACCAGACTGGTGCAACCGGTAGAACCAACAAAAACTGTATCTTCCGGGTTGGGAAGACTGGCCAGAATATAACGAAAGGCAATGGACTCCGGGCAACCCGCACACAGGGAATGTTGCTCAATCAATTCCTTGGACGAACCGATATCTTTCCAGCCACGCCCTTCTTTGCCGTAAGTCGCCGTCGCTACCAGCTCTTGATATTCAGGCGGCATGATGTCCGCGAGATCTTCACAGATAGATATCTTTTCCTTACTCATCAGGTTTCCCCTTCTATTTTTGATTTCCCCAATGGGAAAATTTGCGATTAAGAAATTCTAACGTTTAATCAGACTAGCTTCCGCGATTACTGCGTCCTATCGTCCTATTCCAAGGTATTTTTTAATCTCCTCGACAATAACTTCCGAAGGCATGGTCATGCCGCCTGCAACTTTAGGACCTGCGATCACTCGTTCGTTATTGGGAAGAATAGACTTGATTTCGCGAGCCATCCAGCCGGCCAGATTAAACTCAGGCACAAAGATGTGTTTGGCACGTTTGGTGGCTTCCTTAATTTCCTCGGTCGGGAACGGGCGAATGGTTTTGATCTTCACCAATCCAACTTTGATGCCCTCTTCTTCCAGCAACCGAATAGCTTCCCGGCCCTGCGACACAGCAGTTCCAGAAGAGACAATAAGGATTTCACGATCAATATTTTCGACATCGATCAAACCATCCAGCAAGGGAATGGTGTGTTTGCGGGACCGCTCAATGGCCGCTCGAACTTCCTGCTGCCAGGAGGCGTGGGTCGAATAACTGATGTAGTTGGATTTCATAACGAACGGATCCCGCATCATTCTGACCGGAGGACATTCCATGTCCATACACGGCACAGGAGATCTATAAGGATCGTAAGGGGTCAAACAAAGGTCTTCGGGTGGCAACATGACCGTGTCCTTCGTGTGGGTCACGAAGAAGCCATCGCACATGGTCGCGATGGGTATATGCACATCGGGCTGTTCCGCAACAATGAAGCCTTTGAGGATAAAATCGTATAGATCCTGAGCGGTTTCCGCATGCCACATCAGCATCCCGGTTTCTAAAAGATAACTCGCTTCCAGGGTATCGGGCTGGATACTCAAGGGAGAGTTGACGCCGCGCATGGTCACACACACCTGAATCGGCAAACGCGACCCCGCCCACATGGGAAAATTTTCCATGGCGCGAAGCGTTCCCGGACCGGCTGTGGTGGTGAACACTCGATGTCCGCCAAAGGCGGCTCCGGCGCACTGCCCCATAACGGCGAATTCACTTTCGCCTCGAAAGTACTCATCCAGGTAGCCCTCTGAATACAACTCACCAATCAATGCCGCCGCCTCACTTTGCGGGGTGATCGGATAAGCTACGGACGTGCCGACACTCGCTACCTTGATGGCCTGTCGAATGACTTCACTACCCGTCATGAAACTCGGGGTTCTTTCGTGATCAAGAAACATGCTATTCACATCAGTGAATGTCTGACCCATTTTATTTTTGGTGCCCAACTTCACATGCTGAGACTTTATTATTCTATTTTTGGGGATATCAACCGGCTTATTCATAAAATCACTCCCTTGGAAATGACATTAAACAGAGCTCGTCCTACGCTCGCGTTATAAAGGTTTTCCCGCACTAGGACACCCGCCCCGAACGGTTCATTTTAATCTGTACAAAAGGTATTGCCTGACTTTTAACACCTTGTTTTTTTAATTTATTTACGGCATCTACAAGATTCATGATTTTTTCCACGGACGCATCACGAAAAGACATGCAGGCATCCTCATGACCGGCCTGGGCGCACATGGCCATAGTGAAACAATTGGTGCCGCCACGAATGATCTTAAGCGCCAGGTTTGCCTGGTGACAGTGCACCCCGACAAACATGCAAACATCTATCTTATTATGCCAAATGGTCAGATTGGGATGGTTGGGATTGATCTCTACTGCCGCGTCAATTTTGGGATATTTCGGGCGGTAATCCGCCATGGGAATCAGCCGTGCCGGGAGCGCGTCAGCCAAGGCCCGAACAGCCTTAGCCTTTTTGGCGGCGTTTTCATTCCACTTCCACAGAACCAGAGGGCCAGGGAAAACGGTTGGCACTTTTGCCTCCAGAAACTTGCGCGCCGCAAATTCATAGCCTTCTTCCTCTGAGGTAATTCTTCCTTCAATATGACATTCACCCGGATCGGGCAATACAATCCCCATTGAAGCCGCAGCGGGAGGAAGAAACGCCTCTGGCCCAGCTTTGACCTGATATTGGCTCATTCTGAATAATCCTTTTCGGGTTACTAAAATTTGAAAGCGTGTTACTATAAAACAACAGCCGCGAGGTTGTCAAACCTTTTCACATAAAACAGGTTAGCCCTGTTTTATGCTTCATTTACACCATTAGTATACGTTTTTAAAAAGCCCAAACCAACCTTAATCCTGCTTTCTTGCCGAACAATTTCTTTGGCTGCTCTGCGAGAGGGTTTGCAAAATAGGTCCGCAAGTCCCTCCGTTTTCCTATCCCACGCTTAAACAGCCTTATTGAATTGAGGCTTGCAGTATTATCAATCTGCAGAAGTCTTGCACGTCTCATCGGCAAAACCGTATCTCCCCCCTAAAACTTAAATACACCGGCAGGGATGCTGCACATCATTCCTACATGGTTTCCTGCAACAAAATGGAGGATTCAATAAAAACTCCAGATCACTATTAAAAAACCCTCCATCTTTGAACTCAGGTAGCAATGGTTTTTCTCAGTTCCTCCAATTCGGTCAGGTGCTTCTTCTCTTCCACTAATAGATGGGAAAAAATAGCGCGGACATCGATCTTTTTTTCTTTTTTCAGCAATTCACTCAGAACATCAATGGATCGCTTCTCGGACTGTATCCCTAAATCCAGAGCCTCCACATCACTCTGAAAATCAGGGATCTCACTCTGACCACTTCCTTTGATGTCTGGGAATACCTTGCCTTTTAATTGCTCCGCTATAAATTTATCGACATGCTTCCTGGAACTGGTTTTATTCAATAACGCCGGTTGAAGAAATCTGGCCTTAGTCTGCAAAGACTGGATATGCTCTTTTTCCTCATCGGCCAGCCGCTGAAACATTTCTCGTACTTTCGGAGCGCGAGCCTTTTTGGCGGCTTTTTCATAAAATATCAATCCTTGTCTCTCAATACACAAACTCACTTCAATCGCATCAATGCAGTGAAAACTGATGGAGGAATTTTCAGCGGAATCTTTTTCTTTCATGCCCATCCCTCATTTAATTACAGAAAAAGTAACGTGCCCCCTTTAAGAACAATCAGCCAAAAATCTGCACAATTTAACCACCAACAGCTATGGCAATAACTCCTGCTCTGATTAAACGTTTCCCACCAAACTCACAAAAGTTCTATCGCCAAAAAGTTTCGATCAAATAGCTACGAAACCGCGAGTTATGATATATTATTGGAATTACAGGCTCGGTTGAATCCATCAACCTCAGAACATTCTCCACTAAAACTCTGATCTCCAATACAAACTATTCATTGGCAGACCCCTTTACCAAGAAAAAAGTGCGGCAATATTTTAAAACCGTATTCTCACGAAAGGCGTCCTCCCTAAGGATACATCTGAAGGATTATAATAATAAAGACATGGAAATAGTTAAAATTTTCACCGATGGCTGTTGCAAAGGAAACCCTGGACCCGGAGGGTATGGGGCTCTCATAATACATAATGGCAAGACAAAAGAACTGAAGGGCGGATCAAAATCCACCACCAACAACATCATGGAGCTCACTGCCGCTGTTGTCGGCCTTGAAGCGCTGAAAAAACCCTGTGAAGTGGAATTGACCACCGACTCCCAATATTTAAAGAAGGGAATGACGGAATGGATCGAAGGCTGGATCAAGAAGGGCTGGATCAATGCATCCCGCCAGCCGGTCAAAAACAAAGAGATCTGGCAGGAACTGCATCGGTTGAGCAAAATTCATAAAGTCACCTGGAAATGGGTCAAAGCCCATAACGGACATCCTGAAAATGAAAGAGCGGATGCGTTAGCCAATGAGGGCATGAGTGCTCCCTCCAACAGATAAATATTAAGGGTATCTCTAAAAATTGACTAAATGCTCCTAATCGTCAACTTAAGGAGATGGCTTTGTTTTAGTGGAACAGGCGACCTGCCCTTAAATTTAAGGATAGGTCGCCCGTGCCACCAATATAAGAAATCCTTGTACAGTGTTCGATTTCCTGTAATAAACTAATTTTTAGAGATACCCTTAAGGCAAATGTCCTCCCTGATAAAAAACAACTTGCAACAACCACTGCAAAAACGAACCGTACGGGCGCTCTGTTTTCTGTTCATTGTCGCCTTATTTTTCTTCCTCGATTCCTGCTCCACATATTCATCTCCAGTCGGCCCCAATGGACAGCTAACATCTTCTGATAACTCGAATGCTGATCGATCTTCAGCCTCTGGGAGCGAACCCGCAAACCAAACCGTCTCTTCAACTCAAAGTCTTCCAAATCAGCCGACCCGTCCGCAATCGCTCTCTCTGGATTTGCCCATTATTTTTGAAGACGACCTTGACCAGGAAAGCCTCAAAAAAGTAATCCAGAATCAACTCGATGCAATGGAAGCCATAAATGAATTCGAGCCGGTACGGCTGGAAAACCTGGCGTTGACCAAAGGTAAACTGAAAAAAGCTCTTAAAACGTTCCTGAACTTGCTGAACCAGAATCTGGCGCCTGATGAATTCAGCCGCCGGGTGAGGCAGGAGTTTACTTTTTATAAGGCCGGGCAGGGAGCCCGGAAAAAATTCCTGTTCACCGGATACTACACGCCTGTCATTGTCGCCAGCCCGGTTAAAACAGAGGAGTATATTTATCCTATTTACCGAGTGCCTGACGCCCCCGTGGAGCTGAATTTCGTTGGCAACCCGCCATCCCCGATCTGGAAAAATTATACCCGCAGGCAAATCGACCACCAGGGAATTTTAAAAAACCGGAACCTTGAAATCGCCTGGTTAAAGGATGACCTGGAACGGTTTTTCCTCCACATCCAGGGGTCCGGGGCACTCCAGTTTCCTGACGGCAAGCTCCAGGGCGTGCGGTTTGCCGGAGCCAACAATTACGATTATCAGGGCATCGGAAAATTAATGGTGAAAGACGGTCTCCTTACCGGCAAGGGGGAACGCACCATGCAGGGCATCAAAAAATACCTGCGCGATCATCCGTCCTTAATTCCAAAATATCTTCATCAGAACAAACGCTATATCTTTTTTGCCTATAGCGATGAAGGACCTACGGGGTCGGGCGGCGGAGAATTGGTCGGCGGCCGGTCCATCGCCACAGACAAGTCCATTTACCCGGCTGGAGGCCTGGCCCTCCTGTTCATAAGAAAGCCCATCCTCAACGAAGCACATGAAATCGTGCGCTGGAAACGCAGCTTTCGTTTCGTTGTCGATCAGGATACGGGAAGCGACATCAACGGCCCCGGACGCGGGGATCTTTTTTTCGGCATCGGCCAGCGCCCAGGAATTATGGCGGGAAATTTCAAGGAATGGGGTGAAGTTTACTATCTGGTAAAAAAATAAAATAATTACATCGGTTCGCTGTACAGGGAAACCAGCCGTTTGTCGATAAAATCGAACCTCTCTTGACGCACATTGAATTGTTCTTTTTCCGGATCGCCGCTGACCGCCGAATAATCCATATTGGCGGGGTTCCTCCTTACCATACAAGCAAAAGTTACTGCTTCCGGTTTTTCCTCGATTTCCAGATAATCCACTGCACGAATAAACGTCGAACCGGTGGTCACGATATCATCGACAATCAGCCAGTGCGTCTCAGGAGGATAGTTGGGCACCGCCAGTTGCGCGAAATCCATTCTCTTTTTTGGCATGATGTGAAAAGGCAGTTTCATCAATTGCGCCAATTGATAACCGATACGAATTCCTTCCGTTTCCGAGCCAATGACAACATCGAATTTACCGTGCTCGTCCTGCCATAATTTCAACTTGTTGTTCAGCATCTCGCAATAGGCCAGGTTCATCGTGTCAGACAGCAAACTATATTCGTAGGTATACTCCGACTTCACGCCCGTGCTGAGAACAAAATGGCCCTTCTGGATAATTCTGGAAAACACTTAAAATCTTCCTTGTGAAACAAAATCTTTTTTCAGTATTAAAACTCTTATTTCCGTAATTTGAAATCGTGCGATTTCAAATTTAAATCTAATTTCAGGATGGCCTTTTGTTATCCGGCCAGCCGTATTTTCCCACAAGAGGCACGAATTTGCAGTAACCAATTTCGTGGGAGGTCGTGCGGTCATTTTCCTTGACCAAAATAGTGAGGCTCTGTTTTTCCTGGCTACCCACCGGAGCTACCAGTCGGCCTTTATCACCCAACTGATCGACCAGCATTTTCGGGATTTCCTCGGGAGAGGCGGTGACGAGAATGGCGTCAAATGGCGCCTGATCGGGCCATCCGTAAGTTCCGTCGAACACCTTGAAAACGATGTTCATATAATTCAAACGTTCCAAAATTTTTTGCGCCTTCAAGCTCAGGGATCGGATGCGCTCAATGGTGAACACCTGCCCTGCCAGTTCCGCAAGCAAGGCCGTCTGGTATCCCGAGCCGGTTCCAATTTCCAATACCCGGTCGGTCTTCTTCAGATTTAATGCCTCGGTCATGGCGGCCACGATATAAGGCTGGGAGATCGTTTGATTGTCGCCAATGGGAAGAGGAAAGTCTCCATAGGCCTTGTGCTGAAGAGATTCATGCCCAAACAGATGCCGGGGTATCCGGTTCATCGCCTCCATGATCCGCAAGTCTTTTATTCCCCGATCGACGAGCTGTTCCTCGATCATTTTTCGCCTTTGACCTGTAAAGGATTGAACCGCCCGGTCAGTCGGACCCATGCATGCACCTCTCCATAAACATCTAATTTATTTGGACTTTTTTCAACAACAGTGATACAAATAGGGCCATCATTTATAAGCTCGAATCAGGCTTGGGGAAATTTCAGGCACATCAAAACCAGGTCGGCTGACCAAAACCAGCCCACCATTTTTATTTTTATCAAATGATCCATTTTCTGAAATCAGAGGGGCAAGGCATCTCAAGGGTTTTACGACCGGTTAACAGAAAGCGGCTCTCGGAATATTCAATGCAGGGAGGTGAATCTTCTGGAATTCGGACCATCATGTGGGGAATGGGGGATGACACAGGACCCCATATTGGACTCTGCCAATGAATTTATTTTTTTGGGATTCTGATAAAAAACAAATTCCCAGCAGTCCTCCCATTCATCGTATTTGAGGAGGTAGATATTATCATCATCCGCCCTCACTTTAAAATAACGGGTCCCCTCTCCATACCAGCGATCGACGATGTCTTTGACTTCGTAGCGCTGATCCATGAGGCTGAAGGCGATCGGCCTCTCGTTAAGCTTATAGCCTGAAAAGCATTCCACCGTAATCATGCGGTTATGGTATGACGATACCCGTAAAAAGTAAACGTTTTTTTAAGGCAACAAAAAGTTGAAGCTCCAAATTTTTATAAATTCCAACTCTATCAATTTAAAGTTGAGGTTTGATGTCTTCCGGGCCAATCAATTGCCCATAGCATTCTAAAATTGGGATCACTTTCTTTGACAGGATAAGGTTTCATTCAATATTAAATGGTCGATGCAGGCACCGAACCAAAAAAATATTGCCACCCATCTTACGGCGCTCACTCGCGAACGCAACCCCTACACCTCGCCGGACCAACTGACTTGGGCCGCAGAATACATTCGCGGTCAGATGCAATCCGCCAACCTGCAGGTCCGGGAAGAAGCGGTTCCTTTTGACGGCATGAGTTTCCCTAATATCCTGGGTCTGAAAGAGGGGACCGATCCTGCTTCCGGGATATTTGTCCTGGGGGCGCATTACGACACCGTGGAGGGAAGCCCAGGGGCCGATGATAACGCCAGCGCAGTTGCGGCTCTTCTGGAGATCGCGCGTTGTCTGAAAACCACGCGACTTAAAACGCCTCTCCTGTTCGCCGCTTTCACTCTCGAAGAGTATGGGTTCGTGGGAAGCCATTACTTTCTCGACCAGACCGGAAACGAAAAAGATCGTATCACCGGAATGATTTCTTTGGAAATGGTGGGGTTTTGCAGTTCCGACCCCGGTTCTCAGACCTACCCTCCCTATGTGGACGCCGCAAAATACCCGAACAGCGGTGATTTTATCGCTGTGGTCGGCAATGAACCCTCCGCCGCATTAACCCACGCCATCGCGGACCGCATGATTCAGGCGGTTCCCAGTCTACCTGTAGAGCGGTTGGTAGTGCCCGGCAGGGGAGACCAGTTCCCGGAGGTGACGCTCAGCGACCACTCCCCTTTCTGGGAAAACAACATTCCGGCGGTCATGATCACGGACACGGCTTTTCTAAGAAATCCGAATTATCATCAACCATCAGATACATTGGATACGCTTGATATGGAATTCATCGGCAAAATTACTGAATCCACCTCAAGCTTCCTTGAACAGCATTTGGGATAACATGAACGATATTATTCACCCCGGCCAAAAGATATCGCTCGACGATGTGGAAAAACTTTCCCCACCTGAGAAACCGACTCATGAAAAACCCGACCCCAAAGACCTGAAAAAGAAATCCTGGGGGCGAAGGTTGTTCCGATTCTTCTTTTACAGTGTCCTTTTATTTACCCTGCTTCTGGTCGGCGTCGGCATCGTTTTATCCTATTATTTCCCATCGGAGCGAGTCACACCCATAGCAGAAAGAGAACTGACAAAAATTTTAAAAATCCCGGTGTCCATCGAGTCTCTGGATTTCAGCCTTTTAAGCGGCTTGCATGTTTCCCGGCTGGCCCTGGGAGAGGAACTACCCATTATTAGCGTGCAGAACATCGTTCTGGATTACGACCTGACCGAGCTTCTGCAAGGCCGGTTCATCATCAATCAGGTGACTGTCGATCAACCCAAATTGAATCTGATATCGGTAGACGGCGTATGGAATTTTCAACCGCTTCTGGAACCGGGAGGCCCCGCCAAGCCACCCGCCCCTGCCGATGACAAACCAACTGAGCTTCCGCCGATTCCTTTTGGCGTGAATTTAAAGGATTTTGGCATCCGCAACATCCAGGTGAATCTGGACATGGACGGAAAAATAAAGAGCCGACTTGAAGGCTTGAGTTTGAACGCCCGCGGCAAACTGGAACGCGATGCAATCGACATTTGGCTCCAAACTTCGATGGTCGCTCCTGCTCGGGGAGAACACAATTTAGAGTTTTATTCCAGCGAAGGGAAAGGCCTCGATGTCAAAACGCTGGCTCTCATAAATATAGAAGTGACTACTCAGGATTTAAATAACATCCGGCTGACGGGCAACCTTGGTTTGAGGAAAAATCAAATTCAAATAGGAGAGACCCTGCCAGTCCCTGACGTATCCGCAGAAATAGACCTGCAGGCAAGGGTCAAAGAACAGGGTGTAAAAATCAGGGAACTGGCATTCCATCTTTCTGAAAAAAACAGGGTAGTGCTTTCCGGTGAGGCCGATCAATTGGCGGCGAACCCGCGTTTCTCCATCCGGCTCAACGAAGCTGCATTTAACATTGAAGATCTCATTGAATTGGCGGGAACCCTGATTCCGCCGGTGAAAGCCGGAGGTGATGTCCGTGTCACCGGTTTGGAAGTGAAAGGAAACCTGCCGGATTTCAAGCCGGGGGATATTGAGATCTCAAACGGAACGATCAACATCAAGGATTTTTTTGCCGAGCACCCACCGCTTGCCGCCTCACTGGAAGGCGTGGATGCAACCATCAATCTCACCAATGCTCAATTAAAAAACGGGGTTCCTGAAAACCTTGATGGGCAAATCCATATTGAAATAGATCGAGGCCAGGCAGAGAACCTGACCCTCACCGGCCTGAGCCAGGACCTGCAAATCAAAGCGCAGGGGGCCAATCTTGCTGAAGCCAATCTTATTTTTTCGACCGCGTTAAAAGCCGTTGAAGTTTCCCTCCCTGAGATGGACCGGGTAAAAACCAGTTTCAATCTGCAAGGGTCCGCAGGAGCCAATTGGCAATCGGGCGATATCCACCTCTTTAAAGTCGATTATTCTCTGGGCTTAGCCGCACAGGGAAAAGTAAATGGCAGCGCAAAGAATTTCGGCAAGGACTCCTTTAAGATAGAGAAAGATATCGACATTAAGTTAACGGCACTGCGTTCCCTGCTCCCAAAGAATCTTTTGCAAAAAATCGACGGCTTCCCAAGCGCCGGGGAATCCCATGTACACGCCATCCTTCAGGGGCGGCTGGATCAAGACTTTCAACCCCTTCAGGCCCTCGTTAATACAGAAATAAAACTGAACGGAATCGACACCCAACTTAAAAATCCCCCGATCGAGGTCAAACAGGTTTCCGCCACGATTACTTTTCCCGTGGATTATCTTCCCGAGAAGGGTGTCAAGATTCCTCGTCTGGATTTTGAAACAAGGATTGAGAACGTCAAGGCTCTCGATAAAATCGAACTGGGACCCACTAAAATCAAAACTATTCTATCTATGGGCGATTATTACCCCTTGCACGGGGACCCAGGAAAAATCCCGATCACCAATCAGACTTCGGTTCGATTAGAGCGCGTTAAATCGTTAGCCCCAGAAATCATATTGACAGGACTGGCACTGGACACCTCTTTACAGAGCGATCTGTATCCAAAGGACATTAAAAATATAGCCTTTAAGGGCAATGTTTCGCTCCTTGATGTCGAGGGAGTGAAGGAAATAAAAACCGGGAAAATCCAGACTTCCTTTAACGTCAATGTTAACGACCTTTCGTTGACACAAACCAGGGCTTCGGTCGATCTTCAGATTGACCCTCCCTCTTCTGAAAATTTGGACGGAAAAATTCCCATCGGACCAATAACGTTTGCGAGTCGGTCCCAACAAAATTTAAAAACAGGAGATGTTGAAATCAATCGCGTTTCACTGATCGCTCCATCTCTCATGAACCTCAGCCTCAAGGCCAAGCTCAAAAACTGGGGGAAAACCTTTGACATTGATACCAAAGTCACCGAGACCGAACTCGCCGCCATTTGGGATAAGATTCCTTTAGCCTTACGCACCGGCATGGAAGATCTCAAGATCGCAGGCGCGGTGAACTTTGCTCTCAACGCCAAAGGAACCATTCCAGAGAA
Proteins encoded:
- a CDS encoding ferritin family protein, producing MKEKDSAENSSISFHCIDAIEVSLCIERQGLIFYEKAAKKARAPKVREMFQRLADEEKEHIQSLQTKARFLQPALLNKTSSRKHVDKFIAEQLKGKVFPDIKGSGQSEIPDFQSDVEALDLGIQSEKRSIDVLSELLKKEKKIDVRAIFSHLLVEEKKHLTELEELRKTIAT
- a CDS encoding M20/M25/M40 family metallo-hydrolase produces the protein MQAPNQKNIATHLTALTRERNPYTSPDQLTWAAEYIRGQMQSANLQVREEAVPFDGMSFPNILGLKEGTDPASGIFVLGAHYDTVEGSPGADDNASAVAALLEIARCLKTTRLKTPLLFAAFTLEEYGFVGSHYFLDQTGNEKDRITGMISLEMVGFCSSDPGSQTYPPYVDAAKYPNSGDFIAVVGNEPSAALTHAIADRMIQAVPSLPVERLVVPGRGDQFPEVTLSDHSPFWENNIPAVMITDTAFLRNPNYHQPSDTLDTLDMEFIGKITESTSSFLEQHLG
- a CDS encoding MltA domain-containing protein, translating into MSSLIKNNLQQPLQKRTVRALCFLFIVALFFFLDSCSTYSSPVGPNGQLTSSDNSNADRSSASGSEPANQTVSSTQSLPNQPTRPQSLSLDLPIIFEDDLDQESLKKVIQNQLDAMEAINEFEPVRLENLALTKGKLKKALKTFLNLLNQNLAPDEFSRRVRQEFTFYKAGQGARKKFLFTGYYTPVIVASPVKTEEYIYPIYRVPDAPVELNFVGNPPSPIWKNYTRRQIDHQGILKNRNLEIAWLKDDLERFFLHIQGSGALQFPDGKLQGVRFAGANNYDYQGIGKLMVKDGLLTGKGERTMQGIKKYLRDHPSLIPKYLHQNKRYIFFAYSDEGPTGSGGGELVGGRSIATDKSIYPAGGLALLFIRKPILNEAHEIVRWKRSFRFVVDQDTGSDINGPGRGDLFFGIGQRPGIMAGNFKEWGEVYYLVKK
- the rnhA gene encoding ribonuclease HI; the encoded protein is MEIVKIFTDGCCKGNPGPGGYGALIIHNGKTKELKGGSKSTTNNIMELTAAVVGLEALKKPCEVELTTDSQYLKKGMTEWIEGWIKKGWINASRQPVKNKEIWQELHRLSKIHKVTWKWVKAHNGHPENERADALANEGMSAPSNR
- a CDS encoding protein-L-isoaspartate(D-aspartate) O-methyltransferase, which produces MGPTDRAVQSFTGQRRKMIEEQLVDRGIKDLRIMEAMNRIPRHLFGHESLQHKAYGDFPLPIGDNQTISQPYIVAAMTEALNLKKTDRVLEIGTGSGYQTALLAELAGQVFTIERIRSLSLKAQKILERLNYMNIVFKVFDGTYGWPDQAPFDAILVTASPEEIPKMLVDQLGDKGRLVAPVGSQEKQSLTILVKENDRTTSHEIGYCKFVPLVGKYGWPDNKRPS
- a CDS encoding phosphoribosyltransferase, with the translated sequence MFSRIIQKGHFVLSTGVKSEYTYEYSLLSDTMNLAYCEMLNNKLKLWQDEHGKFDVVIGSETEGIRIGYQLAQLMKLPFHIMPKKRMDFAQLAVPNYPPETHWLIVDDIVTTGSTFIRAVDYLEIEEKPEAVTFACMVRRNPANMDYSAVSGDPEKEQFNVRQERFDFIDKRLVSLYSEPM
- a CDS encoding carbon monoxide dehydrogenase, with product MSQYQVKAGPEAFLPPAAASMGIVLPDPGECHIEGRITSEEEGYEFAARKFLEAKVPTVFPGPLVLWKWNENAAKKAKAVRALADALPARLIPMADYRPKYPKIDAAVEINPNHPNLTIWHNKIDVCMFVGVHCHQANLALKIIRGGTNCFTMAMCAQAGHEDACMSFRDASVEKIMNLVDAVNKLKKQGVKSQAIPFVQIKMNRSGRVS
- a CDS encoding ferredoxin oxidoreductase, which codes for MNKPVDIPKNRIIKSQHVKLGTKNKMGQTFTDVNSMFLDHERTPSFMTGSEVIRQAIKVASVGTSVAYPITPQSEAAALIGELYSEGYLDEYFRGESEFAVMGQCAGAAFGGHRVFTTTAGPGTLRAMENFPMWAGSRLPIQVCVTMRGVNSPLSIQPDTLEASYLLETGMLMWHAETAQDLYDFILKGFIVAEQPDVHIPIATMCDGFFVTHTKDTVMLPPEDLCLTPYDPYRSPVPCMDMECPPVRMMRDPFVMKSNYISYSTHASWQQEVRAAIERSRKHTIPLLDGLIDVENIDREILIVSSGTAVSQGREAIRLLEEEGIKVGLVKIKTIRPFPTEEIKEATKRAKHIFVPEFNLAGWMAREIKSILPNNERVIAGPKVAGGMTMPSEVIVEEIKKYLGIGR
- a CDS encoding thiamine pyrophosphate-dependent enzyme, giving the protein MSKEKISICEDLADIMPPEYQELVATATYGKEGRGWKDIGSSKELIEQHSLCAGCPESIAFRYILASLPNPEDTVFVGSTGCTSLVFPHVAVQNIHSLFGNQNAIASGLKRTLKRRFPDVEKDVVVLAGDGATVDIGLDMTMQSWFRQEKFTTICFDNELYANTGGQESGLMQKGFVAKMAPAGKTFDKVRLPEIAREAGCHYVAMLTVSKPSRVEKAIRNAVMVAREIGPTYIQLYTPCILEIGKQSMEGLDEMKDAESIGGRFVMKEYISDQAKELLDAIEAEEKAKKKAAKEAKKPVSA